Below is a window of Terriglobales bacterium DNA.
CGAGGCAGGTAGCGCCGGCGCGCTGAATGGTGGCGATGGAGGCCAGGCCGACGACGGGGACGTCGAAGCGCATGTCCTGATTCGGCTTCGCGACTTTGACGACGGTGAGCGCGCGCGAGAGCGTGGAGGCATCGCCGGGGAGCGAGCGCATGAGCTCGCCGGCGCGCAGGATGGTGGCGTCGGTACCTTCCATGGCCTCGACGGCGACGCAGGCGGCGTCGGCGATGACGACAGTCTGGCCGATGTCGTAGTGCGCGAGGTGGCGCGCGACCGCGCGGCCGTACTCCACGTTCTCCTGCTCGGCTTCGTTGGGCGCGCGCTTCGAGAGCACGCCCGGCTTGGCGAGCAGCGGCTCGAGCAGCGCGGTGGAGCTGATGAGGTGGATGCCTTCGTCCTCGAGCACCTTCGCGACCGCGCCGATGAGCGAGTCGGTGTTGCGCGTGGTCAGCGACATCAGCAGCTTGGCCAGCTTCCAGTCGGGCTTGATGGAGCTGAAGATCTGCTTGTGCTTCACCTGGCCGGCCATCACGGCGGTTGAGACGCCTTCGCGCTTGAAGGTGTCGATGAGCTTGGAGAGCTCGCCGAGGGAGAGCCAGTGGAAGTTGGAGGATTTTTTCTCAAGCTCGGGAAAAGTCTCCTCTTTGATCGCTGCCACCACCAATTCGTAGCCTTGCGAAGTGGCCGCGTCGGCGACGAGAAAGGGGAACTGTCCATTGCCGGCGATGAGCCCGAGTTTTCCCTTAGCGCTCACGGATGAGTGTGGATTGTATAGGGGTTCCTCGGCTCGCGCTCATCCGCTACGCGGACTCGCGCTTCGCTCGGAATGACAATCAAAACCACTACTTGATCACGCCGCGCTCCGACTTCGCGATGAAGTCGATCAGGTACCGTACGTCCTCGCCAACGTCGGTTTCGGCGCGCAGTCTCTCCAGCGCCTGCGAGGTGTTGAGCTTCGAGGCGAGCAGCACGCGGTAGGCGTGGTGGAGCTTCTGGATGCGGCCCTTGGAGAAGCCGCGGCGCTCGAGGCCGACGGAGTTCATGCCGTAGGCGCGATTCTCGCGCGCGGCGGAGGTCTTGGAGAAGGGCAGCACGTCCTGCGTGATGGTGGTGCCGCCGCCGACGTAGCTGTGCGCGCCGATGCGGACGAACTGGTGGACGGGGCAGAGCGCGCCGACGACCGCCCACTCTTCCACCGTCACGTGGCCGGCGAGGGTAGCGCCGTTGACCAGCATGGCGTGGTCGCCGATGACCGAGTCGTGCCCGACGTGCGAGTACGCCATGATCAGGCAGTGGCTGCCGATGCGCGTGACGCCTCCGCCCTTGGTGGTGCCGCGGTTGAGCGTGACGCACTCGCGCACCACGGTGTGGTCGCCGATCTCCAGGCGCGTGGGCTCGCCGTGGTAGGTGAGGTCCTGCGGCTCGATGCCGATGGCGGCGTAGGGGAAGAAGCGGCAGTGCCTGCCGATCTTGGTGGGGCCGTGGACGACGACGTGCGCGATCAGCTCGGTGCCTTCGCCGAGCTCCACGCCGGCGCCGATCACGCAATACGGTCCGACCTTGCAGGTGGGGTGGATCTTTGCGGAGGGGTGAATCACGGCGGTCGGGTGAACCGTTTCCCGTTTCCGGTTTCCCGTTCCCCGAGGCTTCGCCTTGCGCGTGGCCACGGGGCTAGGCCTTCTGGCCGGGATTCGAGACGAGCTGGCAGGTGACGACCGCCTCGCAGGCGAGCTTGTCGCCGACGTAGGCCTTGCCCTGCATCTTGACGGCGGTCATGCGCCAGGCGAGGACGTCGACCTCGAGGCGGAGCTGGTCGCCGGGGAGCACGGGCTTGCGGAACTTGGCGCGCTCGATGCCGGTGAAGAACATGAGCTTGCCGTCGCGGTCGGCGATCTCGGTGAGCAGCAGCGCGCCGCCGGCCTGAGCGATGGCTTCCACGATGAGCACGCCCGGCATGATGGGGAAGCCGGGGAAGTGTCCCTGGAAGAAGGGCTCGTTGATGGTGACGTTCTTGAGCGCGACGATGCGCTGCTTGCGCTCCAGGTCCACCACCCGGTCGATGAGCAGGAAGGGGTAGCGGTGCGGCAGGATGCGCATGATCTCGACGATGTCGAGGGTCTTCTTGCCGGTCTCGGGCTCGGCAACGGCGGACTTGGAGTGGTCAGTCATGAAGACGGGACAAGAATCAGGCGGATGATTATAGTGGATGCCCTCCGCCCGGCCTACCCAGCCGGGCGTTGCCTAGTAAACATGCCGAAAAGCGCGACCAAGAAGAAGACGGCGGAGACGAACGGGGTCTCGCGCGAGCTGGGGCAGGCGCTGCTGCAGTGGTTGGCGCGCGCCCAGCCGCGCATGGTCGGGACCATCAAGACGCTGGTGGAGACGGAGTCGCCGTCGAGCTCGAAGCCGGCGGTGGACGCGCTGGTGCAGCACCTGGCGAAGGAGTTCCGCGCGGTCGGCGGCAAGGTGACGCTGCATCCGCAGCGGAAGTTCGGCGACCACCTGCAGGTGGAGTTCGCGGCGGGCAAGAACGGCAACGCCAACGCAAAGCCCATCCTGCTGCTGGGGCACACCGACACGGTGTGGGACGTCGGGACGCTGAAGGTCATGCCGTTCCAGGTGCAGAAGGGCCGGCTGTGGGGCCCGGGCGTCTACGACATGAAGACCGGCATCGCGCAGATGCTCTATGCCATCGGCGCGCTGCGCGAGGTGGCGGGCGGGCTGCCGCGGCCGGTCACGGTGTTCCTGGTCTCGGACGAAGAGGTGGGCAGCGACACCTCGCGCAAGCTCACCGAGACGCTGGCGAAGAAGTCGGCGGCGGTGCTGGTGTGCGAGCCCTCGCAAGGGGCGCAGGGCGCGCTCAAGACGTGGCGCAAGGGCGTGGGCGAGTACACGCTGAAGGTGCGCGGGCGCGCGGCGCACGCGGGCGTGGATTTCACGCAGGGCGACAGCGCGATCCTGGAGCTGGCGCGGCAGCTGCTCGACGTGGCGGCGTTCACCGACCTGGAGCGCGGGCTGACGGTGAACCCGGGCGTGATCCGCGGCGGGACGCGGACCAACGTGATCGCGGCGGAGGCGGTCGCGGAGATCGACGTCCGCATCAAGAAGCTGGATGACGCGGAGGCGGTGGAGCAGAAGTTCCGCGGGCTGAAGCCGAAGAACAGGAATTGCCGGCTGGAGATCACCGGCGGGATGAACCGGCCGCCGATGGAGCGCTCGGAAGGCGTGGCGCGGCTGTTCGAGCTGGCGCGGCAGGCGGGCGACGCGCTGCGGCTGGAGGTGCGCGAGGCCGGGACCGGCGGCGGCTCCGACGGGAACTTCACCGCCGCGCTGGGGATCCCGACGCTCGATGGATTGGGTGCCGTCGGCGAGGGCGCTCATGCGTCTAATGAGAGCGTGCTGATCGAGGAGATCCCGCGGCGGACGGCGCTGGTGGCGCTGCTCGTGGCGGGGATCGGGTGGTAGGAGCGCGCCCGCGAGGTCGAGGGCGCACATTTTGACCGCGGCTGGCGCGCAGCCTACAATCGTGGACAGCACGGAGGAGTGATGAAACTAGGCGTCCTGGAACTGCTCATACTTTTCGGCATCGCGCTGCTCATCTTCGGCGCCGGCAAGCTGCCGCAACTCGGCAAGGGGCTGGGCGAGGGCATCCGCAACTTCAAGTCGGCGGTCAAAGACGGCGAGAGCGGCGGCGAGTCCGAGAAGAAGAGCTAGCTCGGCTCATCCCCAAGATGCTTCGTCGCTGCTCGCGAGCCGGAGAAAGCGCTCGCCCGCCACGGCGGGCTCCTCAGCATGACCCCTCACATTAAGGAAGCTTCCCGCAGCATCCTCGTGACCAGCGCGACCGGAAGTCCCACCACGTTGAAGTAATCCCCTTCGAGTCTTCCGATCCAGCGCGAGGCGCGACCCTGGATGGCGTAGGCGCCGGCCTTGTCCATGGGCTCGCCGGTCGCGATGTAGTCCGCGATGTCGCGCTCACTCAGCGGGTCGAAATCCACGGTGGTGGTCGCGCTGCGGACGTCTTCGTTGCCATGCGCGATCAGGCAGACGCCGGTGGTGACCTGGTGCGCGCGGCCCGAAAGCAGGCGCAACATGCGGGCGGCGTCGAGGGCATCGGCGGGCTTTTCGAGCAGGTCGTCGCCCACCACGACGACGGTGTCGGCGGCGAGCACCGGCGCGGCGGGGAAGCGGTGCGCGACCACGCGGGCCTTGTCGCGCGCCAGCCGCTCGGCGTAGTGGCGCGGCGATTCGTGCGGCGCGCGCGCTTCCTCCAGGTCCGAGACCTCGACGCGGAAGGCGATGCCGGCGTTGCGCAGCAGCTCGGCGCGGCGCGGCGAAGCGGAGGCCAGAATCAATTGTCGACTGGTTGACTGGTTCATTGAAAAGCGGCTGACGGCGGGCGGCATGCCGCCGGCCGCGGAGCTAAGCAGGATATCCGCAGCGTCGGAAATGAGCCAGTGAACCAGTCAACAAGTGAACCAGTTCGCTCATCTGAATCCGGGTGCCTCCCGTAGAATCCCCAACCATGCGATTTGGCGCCACGGTGAACGGCGGGACGACCATGTTCCGGGTGTGGGCGCCGAGCGCTCGGCAGGTGAGGCTGCAGATCGTCGGGTCGCCTGGGGCGAGCGAGATGCGGCGCGAGCCGGACGGCTCGTGGTCGCTCGAGGCCGCCGCGCAGGCGGGCGACCGCTACTTCTATCTCGTCGACGACAACAAGCCGGTGCCGGACCCGGTGTCGCGCTTCCTCCCCGAGGGCGTGCACGGGCCGACGGAGATCGTGGACCCGGCCGCGTTCGAGTGGACGGACGCGGGCTGGCGCGGGCTGAAGCTACGCGACTACGCCCTCTATGAGCTGCATGTGGGGACGTTCACGCCGGAGGGCACGTTCGAGGCGGTCGTCCCGCGGCTGGAGGAGCTGAA
It encodes the following:
- the lpxI gene encoding UDP-2,3-diacylglucosamine diphosphatase LpxI (LpxI, functionally equivalent to LpxH, replaces it in LPS biosynthesis in a minority of bacteria.), with the protein product MSAKGKLGLIAGNGQFPFLVADAATSQGYELVVAAIKEETFPELEKKSSNFHWLSLGELSKLIDTFKREGVSTAVMAGQVKHKQIFSSIKPDWKLAKLLMSLTTRNTDSLIGAVAKVLEDEGIHLISSTALLEPLLAKPGVLSKRAPNEAEQENVEYGRAVARHLAHYDIGQTVVIADAACVAVEAMEGTDATILRAGELMRSLPGDASTLSRALTVVKVAKPNQDMRFDVPVVGLASIATIQRAGATCL
- the lpxA gene encoding acyl-ACP--UDP-N-acetylglucosamine O-acyltransferase, coding for MATRKAKPRGTGNRKRETVHPTAVIHPSAKIHPTCKVGPYCVIGAGVELGEGTELIAHVVVHGPTKIGRHCRFFPYAAIGIEPQDLTYHGEPTRLEIGDHTVVRECVTLNRGTTKGGGVTRIGSHCLIMAYSHVGHDSVIGDHAMLVNGATLAGHVTVEEWAVVGALCPVHQFVRIGAHSYVGGGTTITQDVLPFSKTSAARENRAYGMNSVGLERRGFSKGRIQKLHHAYRVLLASKLNTSQALERLRAETDVGEDVRYLIDFIAKSERGVIK
- the fabZ gene encoding 3-hydroxyacyl-ACP dehydratase FabZ, with the protein product MTDHSKSAVAEPETGKKTLDIVEIMRILPHRYPFLLIDRVVDLERKQRIVALKNVTINEPFFQGHFPGFPIMPGVLIVEAIAQAGGALLLTEIADRDGKLMFFTGIERAKFRKPVLPGDQLRLEVDVLAWRMTAVKMQGKAYVGDKLACEAVVTCQLVSNPGQKA
- a CDS encoding M20 family metallopeptidase codes for the protein MPKSATKKKTAETNGVSRELGQALLQWLARAQPRMVGTIKTLVETESPSSSKPAVDALVQHLAKEFRAVGGKVTLHPQRKFGDHLQVEFAAGKNGNANAKPILLLGHTDTVWDVGTLKVMPFQVQKGRLWGPGVYDMKTGIAQMLYAIGALREVAGGLPRPVTVFLVSDEEVGSDTSRKLTETLAKKSAAVLVCEPSQGAQGALKTWRKGVGEYTLKVRGRAAHAGVDFTQGDSAILELARQLLDVAAFTDLERGLTVNPGVIRGGTRTNVIAAEAVAEIDVRIKKLDDAEAVEQKFRGLKPKNRNCRLEITGGMNRPPMERSEGVARLFELARQAGDALRLEVREAGTGGGSDGNFTAALGIPTLDGLGAVGEGAHASNESVLIEEIPRRTALVALLVAGIGW
- a CDS encoding twin-arginine translocase TatA/TatE family subunit gives rise to the protein MKLGVLELLILFGIALLIFGAGKLPQLGKGLGEGIRNFKSAVKDGESGGESEKKS
- a CDS encoding Maf family protein, with protein sequence MILASASPRRAELLRNAGIAFRVEVSDLEEARAPHESPRHYAERLARDKARVVAHRFPAAPVLAADTVVVVGDDLLEKPADALDAARMLRLLSGRAHQVTTGVCLIAHGNEDVRSATTTVDFDPLSERDIADYIATGEPMDKAGAYAIQGRASRWIGRLEGDYFNVVGLPVALVTRMLREASLM